The Paenibacillus uliginis N3/975 genome has a window encoding:
- a CDS encoding GNAT family N-acetyltransferase: protein MLKKRDLHECHSLYNLMMDPAVFPYVRYKCQSYEEYLFITKRLIVEEEQETIISRTILNDVGHPIGTIDLYDIVNKTGFLATWIGTPYFGKGYNQRAKESFFAELFLQHNIETVFLKIRKQNIRSKKAVEKIPYAKLANDINQQIYKSINNSQQIYDLYYVEPLGFLESSKVMQIEVAT from the coding sequence ATGTTAAAAAAACGTGATTTGCACGAATGCCATTCACTGTATAACTTGATGATGGATCCTGCAGTTTTTCCTTACGTTCGTTATAAATGCCAATCTTATGAAGAATATTTATTCATAACCAAACGGTTGATCGTTGAAGAAGAACAGGAGACAATTATTTCTAGAACGATTCTTAACGATGTGGGACATCCCATTGGTACCATTGATCTATACGATATTGTTAATAAAACAGGCTTCTTGGCCACATGGATTGGAACTCCTTATTTTGGAAAAGGTTATAACCAACGAGCGAAGGAATCCTTTTTTGCTGAACTTTTTCTTCAACATAATATCGAAACGGTATTTTTGAAGATCCGAAAACAAAATATTCGATCGAAGAAGGCGGTAGAAAAAATACCGTATGCCAAATTAGCAAATGATATAAACCAGCAAATATATAAATCGATAAATAATTCGCAACAGATCTATGATTTGTATTATGTGGAGCCGTTAGGCTTTTTAGAAAGCAGTAAAGTCATGCAAATAGAGGTTGCTACGTAG
- a CDS encoding TetR/AcrR family transcriptional regulator yields MIDGREKKGNKTKEALLHATITLIAENGLEALSANSIAKKANVSKASVFHHFGSMETIQQEAFIYADVLMSEALEQIYQEAKETDSFADIMLKYFLFFIEEKNKDYLNLINVQMQFVVKSSYDTEFDDLIYGKDSEKTPFDFFEILVNDFYGDTLDANDLELVNDLLGAYINGFATFFISKADTEWLVLLWKENIKMIEIYIQSLIESNL; encoded by the coding sequence ATGATAGATGGTAGAGAAAAAAAGGGGAACAAAACAAAAGAAGCTTTATTACACGCTACAATCACTTTAATAGCAGAAAATGGGTTAGAAGCATTAAGTGCCAACAGCATAGCAAAGAAGGCAAATGTTAGTAAAGCAAGCGTGTTTCATCACTTTGGTTCTATGGAGACTATTCAACAAGAAGCTTTTATTTATGCTGATGTGTTAATGAGTGAAGCACTGGAACAAATTTATCAAGAAGCTAAGGAAACGGATTCTTTTGCGGATATTATGCTCAAATATTTTCTCTTCTTCATTGAAGAAAAAAATAAAGACTACTTAAATTTAATTAATGTTCAAATGCAATTTGTAGTGAAGTCTTCATATGATACGGAATTTGATGATCTTATCTATGGTAAAGACAGCGAAAAAACACCGTTTGATTTCTTTGAGATTTTAGTAAATGATTTTTATGGTGATACACTAGACGCGAATGACTTGGAGTTAGTAAATGATTTATTAGGAGCTTATATAAATGGATTTGCAACATTTTTTATTTCTAAAGCAGACACAGAATGGCTTGTTTTATTATGGAAAGAAAATATTAAAATGATTGAAATCTATATCCAATCATTAATCGAATCAAATTTATAA